The Mycteria americana isolate JAX WOST 10 ecotype Jacksonville Zoo and Gardens chromosome 2, USCA_MyAme_1.0, whole genome shotgun sequence genome contains the following window.
actgaattgaaatgaaataaacaatCTGGATATTAAATGACTGCAAGGAAGAGGAAGTTAGAAAGAACAGCTAATTGTTCTCTCAAACCACCACGGCTTCATTATATAAATGTAAGAACCAATGAATGGTTACAATTTAGATTAAAGGGAAGGAAATCTCTCTataagaaacaaaaagcagaagggTGACTGCGCTTAAAGTGTTCTTACATTTTTTGGCCTTTGATCACTGTATTTTCATACCCCTTTAGGTAATTTTGAATTTCATCGGGGGCTCATCAGGCGATATGAATGCCACTTCATAAGAAATGTTAAAGAGattaacaagcagaaaaagacCAATGGTATAATTCACTCTGTTTGAAAGAGACCACTTGCAAAGAGAGCGTTTCCATACCTGTATGGGTACGGATGTGAGCTAGGAAGGCCATGGAATTGCTACTTCTACACATCTTCCCACAATACTTGCAGACATTGCCTTgattctcttccctctccctgtttATTTGCTCAGTGTCTTCCACAATGTACTTATTCACTTCCCGCAACAGCTCTTCATGTTGCTCTTTGATGTGGAGAAACAAGCTCTGCTCCGAATCGAAGGGCTCCGTGCACTTCACGCACTTAAAGGTAGCGCCTCCTTCGGGCAGCTCCTCCACGCTTGCCTGCTCGTTTCGCATGTGCCCAGCGCTGGCCAAGTGCTGGTGAAGGTTGCTCTCTGTGTAAAATGATTTTCCACAGAgtaaacaatgaaaatgtttttcttttgaaggatgTTTCATGGCTATGTGAACATTTAGTCCGCTCAAACCATCTGCTAGAAAACCACAGTCATCGCAGCGAATACGTGTCGATTCGCTAAGGGAAATTCCTTCCGacttcttctttttcccaccGCTTGGTGAAGGGTCTGCTTTCTCTGTGAGCTCACTAATTTTCACTCCACCTGATATCTGTCCTTCAGCAGAATGGTCAGCGGCCTCCCCATCTTGATGGCTTTTTAACCTCACTATAGAAGAATCAAACTTGCCAAAATTTTGCATTGCCTTTCCTTTATCATCAGCACTGATAACTGTTCCTAAAGCCTCATTACTACTTTCTTGCATGCCCTCAGCTGTTGAGCCATCTGCCTCCCAAACATTGTTATTTATAGTTACTTCTGCTTCATGTTGTGCTTCCATAAgggcttcttcctcctccccagtaGGATCCTCTTTGAAACTTCTGTCACCCTCTAAACTATGTATATTTTGTACTGTTTCTCCAATGTTTCCAGCAAAATTGGATTGCTCTACTGCACTACTTGTTTCTGGAAGAGTTAGCATaagtgggttatttttttccagtgatattTTTTCGAGAATGTCTGTGTTTCTACGCTCTACTTCAGGGTTTTCTCTATTTGCTTCCAATCTTTCCTCACCTTTTCCTGAATTTAAGTTTGTGTTGCTTGATCTACTTCGATTTTCTGCAATGCAATCACCATCTGAGTTGAGCAGCTCCTGACCATGCCTACTTTTCTGCAACTCACAAGTACCTGTTTCTTTAACAACCGATACTTCCTTGTCAAGTTTAACAACTTTATCTTTCTGAGGAGTTTGCTGGAATCCTTCACAAAAAaggttttctcctccatttttagACTCCTCTTCAAGTTCACCTTCTACTGCATTTTGGGAATCACCACCTTTAGGCATTCCTGGAGATGCATTTTCATCTAAGACAGTACACTCAGTTAAGCTTTTACTCATATGATCACCTTCTGCTGTGTCATTGGCACATTTTGTGTCACCTAAAACAGTTTTCGATTCTCCTGCACTGGGATGGTGCTCCTCTTGAGACAAAGCAGTGCCTTCTTTAGTGATATTTGCTGTGTTTGCTTCCTCCCCAGAAGAAGAATAAACATAAGATTCTCTTCTAATTTTATGTTTCTCTGTTGCTGCATGCCTAATCATCTCTCTGCGAGTAACAGCATAGTAGTCACAAGCCATACAGTAGTATTCAAATTGTTTTGTATGTTTTCGCTTCACATGCAGCtctaaagaagaagaagaatgagCAATGAAGCTGCAGTGTACGCACTTCTTGTCGTTTGCACCCATTGCTCTTCTCTGGAAGCATGGGTCACCATCTTGAGTAACCCTTGCTGGTTCCAGAAATATACGTTGGTTTATATTTAATGGATTGCTAGTATGCTCCAAATCTGGCAGCCTACTGGCATTTACAACTTTTAGCTCAGCATCTCCTTGCTCAACTTCCTGATTGTCTAAGACAGAATTTTCCAAATCTGATGACTGGCTACCATCCTCAACATGTTCATACAAGGCAGTCATGGGGCTGTTAACCTTCTTGCTCATGGATTCAAAAGTACCTCCTTCAGGGTTAACGATGATCTCTGAGTTCTGTTTTCCATGTCCTTCTATTTCAACACGacttttgtgttttttggttgcACAATGGCGTTCCATATCTCCTTTGGTTACAGTGTAATAATTGCAAACCTTACACAAATAGCTGTACTGATGACTGTGCTTTCGTCTGATGTGAACAGTCAAATTTGTAACACTGGAGGCCAAAAGACCACAATGGGTACATGTCCTAGAAATAGTGCCTTTGAGTTTCCCTCTTTTGGGTGCATTAGATAAAACCAATTCATTGTCAACAATCCTTTGATCAAGTGGAACAAATTCCTTATTTCTCGATATGTTTTCCACAGAGGAGGATGAAACATGTATAATTTCTTTATCTAACTCTGTATTCCCACTCCCAGAAATGGAAGGATCCAGCACTGTTTTAATACCACCAACACCAACACAAACTTTTTCAATACATTCTTCAAAACGTAGTCCAATGTTGTTTTTCCTGGCATTTTCAAGGTGCTTGCTTCTTTTGATATGCTTCTCCATTCCTTCCTTACTCAGTGAGTAGAGATTACATGCTTTGCAAAGGAAGTGATACTCCTGTGCATGTCGGAGTTTTATGTGCCTTGTAAGAACTGTGGAAGATCTTGTcttataaaaacactttttacaTTGAAATTGGGTTTTATTCAGAACAGAATGCTTTAGTTCATTTCTATGATTTATGAAGGAAGAGTCTGGAGTTTTTGCTTTCATTGATACTTCCATTTCCTTTGCAAGATTTTGGCTATTGTTTGATACTGAGTCAGCATAAGTTACCACTTGCACGGTCTGATCACTGTTACTCAATGGAGTAGCTTGCTGAAATAATGAACCATCatgtttctcacttttttgaTGATTTATCAGCTCttcttccatctgaaaaaaaagaatgcaagttgGACAACTATGGGACATATTATGCGCTTCACTCATGTGGCTTCGAAGGCTCATCACATTCAAGCTGGTAAATGAACAGAGTTGACAATTAAAGCTACAACCACCCATCTGGTGTTTACTGTCCTGACAGTGTTGCTTCATGTCTTCCCTGACTCCAGAGGAATAACTACACATCTGACAATGAAACTGGATCCTTTTTGTATGAAGCTTTGCAACATGAATTTCCaaactttttctgttctgaaaaacatGACCACAATCAATGCAAGTATGAAGAACACCATGATCAGCAGTAAGTTTAGCATCAGAATCTTTAGTATCTGTAGTGCTGGAAGAAGGGGTATTTGGCTTATCTTCAGTAAGATCTTGAATTTCTGAAGTAGTATTACAGTTACTTTTAGCATCTGTTTCTAATTCTGTATGTGACATAGGGCTTGAATCACCAGGTTTAAGCTGTGTGCTGGAGATATGCTTCATGTGTACTCTCTGAGTTTCAGACTTGCCTCTCTTACTATTACCCAACAAATTGTACCTTCTTTTAACCTGCCTTTTTAATCTAAAAGACCTACTCTGTCCAAATGAAGACCTTAACAAGACAACATTTCTTTTATGTTCCGGTCTATCAAATCTCCTTGTCATGTTTAAACTGCCAACTAGCTTTTTGGTAGTTGGAGGGAGTTCTGTTTTTTGCAAGGTATTTTCTGAGGGTCCTGGTATTCCTAGTTTTTCAGTATGGACTTCATAATTTCCTTCTATACCGGaagaaagcaacatttcttcTGTCATAGTATCTGTTTTTTCAGTGGGAACATTTGAAGATGGTATCATTTCAACAAGTCCAGTGCCATCGTTTTGTTTAGACAAGCTTACTTTTGAGCCTTTCAGTGCACTGCAAACACTTAATTCTTTTGCATCAGCAGTTCTTGCCCTTAATTTATTGGTCCCAGGTTTTGCTCTGACACTCCTCTCTTTGGTTGCAGTagattgttgttttttaaaggatttttttgtcaaTATCTGTACAAATCCTCCCCGTGCAGCAAGATTTTCGCGTCGAAGGTGCGTCTTGCCAAGGAAATGAGAATTTAGGAGATTTTCCTCAGCACTCTGAAAACCACAAAGATCACAACAAAATATCTTCGATTTCTCATGATCTTGCTTAACATGCATATGTAATGTTGAACTACATTCAGCTGTGCAACTACAGTGAGGGCACGTTTGCTCTTTGGATTGTTTAGAGGAGCTTTCTCGTTCATGTTTTTCCATATCAGAGCAGGAAGGTAAACCCTGATGACTCATTTGGCCTTTAAGATCTTTGTCTATGTTTCCAACTGTATAGCCAACActgattttttctgaagaagataaCTTATCAGGAACAGCAGCTAGCACCTCTTgtgaatgtttattttccttgtgaattTTCAATATGGCACCATCAGCACATTTGAAATCACACTGTAGGCACAggaaatttgaattaaatatgtCATCACCAAGACAACTAGTGACTCCTTCCTTCTTTACAGCTCCAGCTACTATACTACCTGCTTCTCCAGCCACGACTTTGTGCAATTTCCTTTCACTATCTTCTGAAGAACTCCGCTTTCTTTTTCTGGAGACATTTTCAGGTTTGTCTGCTTCAACAACATCCAGGTTTGGTGATCCTGACAGTGCCCTTTTGTTTGTgccattctcttttcttttcttttcaaggtCCCTGAACACTTCATCTGATATAAGCCTTGTTTTCTGCTGAGACGAAGAGTTACATCCAGCATTTTCTCCTGATGTATTTCTCTGGGATTCTTCTGTCAGCTCAGTTTGTAAACTCTCATCAACATCATCTCTCTTCTTATTTTCCTCCCCATCCATTCTTAACATTGATATTATCAATTGTAGATCATTTGGCTTAGTACCTATAAAACAAAAGAGTTATTGTTAGTCTTTTATGCACAACCGAAAGTTAAAATactcaagtaaaaaaaaagcaatatagcAAATTAAAATCATGGCAGGAAGACAGACACAATGAAAGATACGAGGCTACATTTTCAGCATG
Protein-coding sequences here:
- the ZNF407 gene encoding zinc finger protein 407 isoform X5, producing the protein MVISSLELLNLGTWISSSGKVEHPVAGSLKAVSVLCPKNTSRNKGTKPNDLQLIISMLRMDGEENKKRDDVDESLQTELTEESQRNTSGENAGCNSSSQQKTRLISDEVFRDLEKKRKENGTNKRALSGSPNLDVVEADKPENVSRKRKRSSSEDSERKLHKVVAGEAGSIVAGAVKKEGVTSCLGDDIFNSNFLCLQCDFKCADGAILKIHKENKHSQEVLAAVPDKLSSSEKISVGYTVGNIDKDLKGQMSHQGLPSCSDMEKHERESSSKQSKEQTCPHCSCTAECSSTLHMHVKQDHEKSKIFCCDLCGFQSAEENLLNSHFLGKTHLRRENLAARGGFVQILTKKSFKKQQSTATKERSVRAKPGTNKLRARTADAKELSVCSALKGSKVSLSKQNDGTGLVEMIPSSNVPTEKTDTMTEEMLLSSGIEGNYEVHTEKLGIPGPSENTLQKTELPPTTKKLVGSLNMTRRFDRPEHKRNVVLLRSSFGQSRSFRLKRQVKRRYNLLGNSKRGKSETQRVHMKHISSTQLKPGDSSPMSHTELETDAKSNCNTTSEIQDLTEDKPNTPSSSTTDTKDSDAKLTADHGVLHTCIDCGHVFQNRKSLEIHVAKLHTKRIQFHCQMCSYSSGVREDMKQHCQDSKHQMGGCSFNCQLCSFTSLNVMSLRSHMSEAHNMSHSCPTCILFFQMEEELINHQKSEKHDGSLFQQATPLSNSDQTVQVVTYADSVSNNSQNLAKEMEVSMKAKTPDSSFINHRNELKHSVLNKTQFQCKKCFYKTRSSTVLTRHIKLRHAQEYHFLCKACNLYSLSKEGMEKHIKRSKHLENARKNNIGLRFEECIEKVCVGVGGIKTVLDPSISGSGNTELDKEIIHVSSSSVENISRNKEFVPLDQRIVDNELVLSNAPKRGKLKGTISRTCTHCGLLASSVTNLTVHIRRKHSHQYSYLCKVCNYYTVTKGDMERHCATKKHKSRVEIEGHGKQNSEIIVNPEGGTFESMSKKVNSPMTALYEHVEDGSQSSDLENSVLDNQEVEQGDAELKVVNASRLPDLEHTSNPLNINQRIFLEPARVTQDGDPCFQRRAMGANDKKCVHCSFIAHSSSSLELHVKRKHTKQFEYYCMACDYYAVTRREMIRHAATEKHKIRRESYVYSSSGEEANTANITKEGTALSQEEHHPSAGESKTVLGDTKCANDTAEGDHMSKSLTECTVLDENASPGMPKGGDSQNAVEGELEEESKNGGENLFCEGFQQTPQKDKVVKLDKEVSVVKETGTCELQKSRHGQELLNSDGDCIAENRSRSSNTNLNSGKGEERLEANRENPEVERRNTDILEKISLEKNNPLMLTLPETSSAVEQSNFAGNIGETVQNIHSLEGDRSFKEDPTGEEEEALMEAQHEAEVTINNNVWEADGSTAEGMQESSNEALGTVISADDKGKAMQNFGKFDSSIVRLKSHQDGEAADHSAEGQISGGVKISELTEKADPSPSGGKKKKSEGISLSESTRIRCDDCGFLADGLSGLNVHIAMKHPSKEKHFHCLLCGKSFYTESNLHQHLASAGHMRNEQASVEELPEGGATFKCVKCTEPFDSEQSLFLHIKEQHEELLREVNKYIVEDTEQINREREENQGNVCKYCGKMCRSSNSMAFLAHIRTHTGSKPFKCKICHFATAQLGDARNHVKRHLGMREYKCHVCGVAFVMKKHLNTHLLGKHGVGTPKERKFTCHLCDRSFTEKWALNNHMKLHTGEKPFKCTWPTCHYSFLTASAMKDHFRTHTGEKSFLCDLCGFAGGTRHALTKHRRQHTGEKPFKCDECNFASTTQSHLTRHKRVHTGEKPYRCPWCDYRSNCAENIRKHILHTGKHEGVKMYNCPKCDYGTNIPVEFRNHLKELHPDIENPDLAYLHAGYFATCP